A genomic region of Solanum dulcamara chromosome 2, daSolDulc1.2, whole genome shotgun sequence contains the following coding sequences:
- the LOC129880639 gene encoding uncharacterized protein LOC129880639 isoform X3 produces MPTTFVHSFFSSFVPVVLLKVMASCPKEDIPNMKEHLQEQNFYLITEEGEQGRLPVLVLSMKEAHKKKRPAIVFLHSTNKCKEWLRPLLQAYASRGYIAVAIDSRYHGERATNITTYRDALISSWKKGDTMPFIYDTVWDLIKLADYLTEREDIDLSRIGITGESLGGMHAWFAAFADFRYSVVIPIIGVQGFRWAIEHDRWQERVDSIKGVFEEARSNLGRNKIDKEVVEKVWDRIAPGLASRFDSPYTVPAIAPRPLLILNGEEDPRCPIAGLDILTSRARKACADANCPLNFKLIAQAGVGHQMTPLMVKEASNWFDRFFKV; encoded by the exons GTAATGGCATCTTGCCCTAAGGAAGATATTCCCAATATGAAGGAACATCTTCAAGAGCAAAATTTCTACTTGATCACAGAG GAAGGTGAGCAAGGGCGGTTGCCTGTCTTGGTATTGAGTATGAAGGAAGCCCATAAGAAAAAAAGGCCAGCTATTGTCTTCCTGCATAGTACAAACAAATGTAAAGAGTGGTTACGGCCATTGCTTCAG GCATATGCTTCGAGGGGATACATAGCTGTAGCAATTGATTCTCGATACCATGGAGAACGTGCCACCAATATTACAACATATCGTGAT GCCCTTATATCATCATGGAAAAAAGGTGATACAATGCCTTTCATATATGATACG GTGTGGGACTTGATAAAACTGGCGGATTATCTAACAGAGAGGGAGGATATCGATTTGTCAAGGATAGGAATTACTGGTGAATCACTTGGAG GTATGCATGCATGGTTTGCTGCATTTGCTGACTTTCGCTATTCAGTAGTTATTCCTATAATCGGAGTTCAG GGATTTCGGTGGGCTATTGAGCATGATCGATGGCAGGAAAGAGTTGACAGTATCAAGGGTGTGTTTGAAG AAGCACGTTCCAATTTAGGCAGGAATAAAATTGACAAAGAAGTGGTTGAGAAG GTCTGGGACAGAATTGCTCCAGGTTTGGCTTCTCGATTTGATTCACCATATACAGTGCCGGCGATTGCACCACGCCCTTTGCTGATTTTAAATG GAGAGGAAGATCCTCGTTGTCCAATTGCTGGCCTGGATATTCTAACGTCAAGAGCCCGTAAAGCTTGTGCAGATGCTAACTGTCCACTTAATTTCAAG CTGATAGCCCAAGCTGGTGTTGGCCATCAAATGACTCCGTTGATGGTAAAGGAAGCGAGCAATTGGTTTGACAGGTTCTTTAAAGTGTAA